From Spirosoma aerolatum, one genomic window encodes:
- a CDS encoding helix-turn-helix domain-containing protein — protein sequence MQQKIKSDLSERFEDVKRHFGLNNSQLSKLAEVTPQAINDIVNGVTDNPRVSLINKIATKLEISIDWLLNGKGQMVPGTEEGKVSQGDSSMLEFMIRQIEEKDKIINHLMSRQGKRRGVSGQPVLAFAA from the coding sequence ATGCAACAGAAGATCAAATCAGACCTTTCCGAAAGGTTCGAGGATGTCAAGAGGCACTTTGGTCTGAATAACAGCCAGTTATCTAAACTAGCAGAGGTTACACCACAAGCAATCAATGATATTGTTAATGGTGTAACCGATAATCCACGGGTGAGCCTAATCAACAAGATAGCTACCAAACTAGAAATTAGTATAGATTGGTTGCTGAACGGTAAAGGGCAAATGGTACCTGGTACCGAAGAAGGCAAGGTTAGTCAAGGCGATAGCTCCATGCTAGAATTTATGATTCGGCAGATCGAAGAAAAAGACAAGATCATCAACCATTTGATGTCTCGCCAGGGAAAGCGTAGGGGTGTATCCGGTCAGCCGGTTTTGGCCTTTGCAGCCTAA